A genomic window from Deltaproteobacteria bacterium IMCC39524 includes:
- a CDS encoding tetratricopeptide repeat protein, producing MRILSLAILLSLSMSFFVQSWAGEGAPLKNVIATAHELNPSELNELAVRYVTGDDVEKDYDQARFLWLKAAEHGHAGAQYNLGQMYSAGIGVNRSPAEAALWYQRAANAGDLLAQFNLGLMYESGTGVQQDTVKAFTFYREAALHGLAEAQNSFGRLYEMGQGVEQNIAEAKKWYRLAALQGYVLAQSNLGFQIYAGKSNEGDMIEAFAWLSLAAKQNNAIAQAHLRELTGMMTKRQIEAGQRMAYELNSDISTQGK from the coding sequence ATGAGAATATTATCTCTTGCAATTTTACTTTCGCTATCAATGTCGTTCTTTGTTCAGTCATGGGCTGGTGAGGGGGCTCCTCTGAAAAATGTTATAGCAACCGCTCATGAATTGAACCCCTCTGAACTAAACGAGCTTGCAGTCCGTTATGTGACAGGTGATGACGTGGAGAAAGATTATGACCAGGCCAGATTTTTGTGGCTTAAAGCTGCAGAGCATGGTCATGCAGGAGCTCAATACAATCTTGGCCAGATGTATTCTGCTGGAATCGGGGTTAATAGGAGCCCAGCCGAGGCAGCGCTCTGGTATCAGCGAGCCGCTAACGCAGGAGACTTGCTAGCGCAATTCAATCTTGGACTGATGTACGAGTCAGGCACTGGAGTGCAACAGGATACTGTCAAGGCCTTTACCTTTTATCGAGAGGCTGCTCTTCATGGTTTGGCTGAAGCACAGAACTCATTTGGAAGATTGTATGAAATGGGGCAAGGGGTCGAACAAAACATAGCAGAGGCCAAGAAATGGTATCGATTAGCAGCCTTACAAGGATATGTTTTAGCGCAAAGCAATTTAGGTTTTCAGATTTATGCCGGGAAAAGTAATGAAGGAGACATGATTGAGGCTTTTGCGTGGCTAAGCCTGGCAGCCAAACAAAATAACGCCATAGCTCAAGCCCACCTGCGTGAGTTGACCGGCATGATGACAAAAAGGCAAATTGAAGCAGGGCAAAGAATGGCTTATGAGTTAAATTCTGATATAAGCACTCAAGGGAAATAA
- the argS gene encoding arginine--tRNA ligase → MKDRLRQQIGDALQACFNNGTLHSGVVPDVQIEIPGNPDHGDFASNLAMTMARAEKKSPRQIAEALVEALDDCDFLSKVEIAGPGFINFTLAPGCWYEVLDEITVKGKAYGLSQVGEGQKVQVEFVSANPTGPLHIGHGRGAATGDAVASVLQAAGYEVQREYYINDAGNQMRTLGLSLLLRYRQVCGEQVEFPDDCYQGDYILDLAKEIHEAEGTRYLELDENEAIKLLGCFGGDRILAGIRDDLEAFGITFDRWYSEQGLFDRDEVSAGLKVLKEKGLSYEQDGAVWFRTTDFGDDKDRVLVRSNGETTYFASDVAYHLEKFSRGFDTVIDVLGADHHGYVQRMKAVVNGLGRNPDDLQFILVQLVSLLREGEPVSMSTRSGEFVTLREVVDEVGKDACRFIFLLRRADSQLDFDLELAKRQSNDNPVYYVQYAHARVCSICRTADEQGVVTLERESLDLSCLTLAEELALAKHLARYPETVINAAQNREPHRVVYFLQELAAQFHSYYNRQRVLVDDPATTQARLYLIKGVRTVLANALNLLGVDAPERM, encoded by the coding sequence ATGAAGGATCGTCTGCGGCAACAGATCGGTGACGCTCTGCAAGCCTGCTTTAATAATGGTACTCTGCACTCGGGAGTCGTTCCTGATGTGCAGATTGAAATCCCGGGAAACCCTGATCACGGTGATTTTGCCTCTAATCTGGCCATGACTATGGCCCGTGCCGAAAAGAAATCACCTCGGCAGATTGCTGAAGCCCTGGTCGAAGCTCTCGATGATTGTGATTTCTTGAGTAAAGTTGAGATCGCAGGGCCGGGATTTATCAATTTTACCCTGGCGCCAGGTTGTTGGTATGAAGTTCTTGACGAGATCACCGTGAAGGGCAAAGCCTACGGCCTCTCTCAGGTAGGTGAGGGTCAAAAGGTTCAGGTCGAGTTCGTCAGTGCGAACCCAACCGGCCCTTTGCATATCGGTCATGGCCGCGGTGCCGCAACAGGCGACGCGGTCGCTTCAGTCCTGCAGGCTGCCGGCTATGAAGTCCAGCGTGAGTACTATATAAACGACGCAGGCAACCAGATGCGTACACTTGGCCTCTCGCTCCTGTTGCGTTATCGACAGGTGTGTGGTGAGCAGGTTGAGTTCCCTGATGATTGTTACCAGGGAGACTACATCCTCGACCTCGCCAAAGAGATTCATGAGGCTGAAGGGACTCGCTACCTTGAACTTGACGAGAACGAGGCAATCAAGTTGCTCGGCTGCTTCGGTGGTGACCGTATCCTGGCGGGTATCCGGGACGACCTCGAGGCGTTCGGTATTACCTTTGACCGATGGTACAGTGAGCAGGGACTGTTTGATCGCGATGAAGTTTCTGCCGGACTTAAAGTTCTGAAGGAGAAGGGCCTGTCCTATGAACAGGACGGTGCTGTCTGGTTTCGCACCACCGATTTTGGTGATGACAAGGATCGTGTTCTGGTTCGTTCAAATGGAGAAACAACTTACTTCGCCTCAGACGTTGCCTACCACCTGGAAAAGTTCAGTCGTGGGTTCGACACTGTTATTGATGTCTTGGGCGCTGATCACCATGGTTACGTTCAACGGATGAAGGCCGTCGTGAATGGCCTGGGTCGCAACCCCGACGATTTGCAGTTCATCCTGGTGCAACTGGTTAGCTTGCTGCGCGAAGGGGAGCCGGTCTCCATGAGCACCCGCTCGGGTGAGTTTGTGACTTTACGCGAAGTGGTAGACGAGGTCGGGAAAGATGCCTGTCGTTTTATCTTCCTGCTTAGACGGGCAGACAGCCAGCTTGATTTTGACCTTGAATTGGCCAAGCGGCAAAGCAATGACAACCCTGTTTACTATGTGCAGTACGCACATGCTCGGGTCTGCAGCATCTGCCGCACTGCTGATGAGCAGGGTGTGGTGACTCTGGAACGCGAGTCGCTGGATTTGTCATGCTTGACGCTCGCCGAGGAACTGGCCCTGGCGAAGCACCTGGCACGTTACCCGGAAACTGTTATTAACGCGGCACAGAACCGTGAACCGCACCGTGTTGTCTACTTCCTTCAGGAGCTTGCAGCCCAGTTTCACAGTTACTATAATCGGCAGAGGGTGCTGGTTGATGACCCGGCGACGACACAGGCACGTCTCTATCTCATCAAGGGTGTGCGAACGGTCCTCGCCAATGCACTGAACCTGCTCGGAGTTGACGCTCCGGAGCGAATGTGA
- a CDS encoding septum formation initiator family protein produces MAGNPAKASHPDGGRLNFWPLALVVLLLGFAFFGDRGILYMLKLSGQKADLVQKIAGVESENQALRGEIDSLRGDRRYIERIARTELGMVRDDELVFQFSDRK; encoded by the coding sequence ATGGCAGGAAACCCTGCTAAAGCTTCGCACCCCGATGGGGGGCGTCTTAACTTCTGGCCGTTAGCGTTGGTTGTGCTTCTGCTTGGTTTCGCTTTTTTTGGCGACCGGGGCATTCTTTATATGCTGAAGCTCTCTGGACAGAAGGCCGATCTGGTACAGAAAATTGCTGGCGTTGAGTCGGAAAATCAGGCCCTGCGAGGCGAGATCGATTCCTTGCGCGGTGATCGCCGTTACATTGAGAGAATCGCACGTACTGAGTTAGGCATGGTTCGTGATGACGAACTGGTTTTTCAATTCTCTGATCGAAAGTAA
- a CDS encoding helix-hairpin-helix domain-containing protein, giving the protein MKRYLSMLVLLAVVSTIAFAPATALAANDPAANQVVETVHLNQATAEQLQSLPGVGPALSERIVDYRTEHGPFSSVDQLTSVKGVGEAKLAKFKKQLTVD; this is encoded by the coding sequence ATGAAACGTTATCTGTCAATGCTCGTCCTTTTGGCTGTCGTCAGCACGATCGCTTTTGCACCGGCGACTGCCCTTGCCGCTAATGACCCTGCTGCAAATCAGGTTGTTGAAACCGTTCACCTTAATCAGGCGACAGCAGAACAACTGCAATCGCTTCCAGGCGTTGGCCCGGCACTTTCTGAGCGTATCGTTGATTACCGTACCGAGCATGGGCCCTTCAGTTCCGTGGACCAGTTGACTTCGGTGAAGGGTGTCGGCGAGGCCAAACTGGCGAAGTTCAAGAAACAACTGACAGTCGACTAG
- a CDS encoding SPOR domain-containing protein, translated as MMVQPVVSRTQRRIERKQLMLIVVLIIAVAAVSFSLGVMFGQRNVSSQELVAEVDSLTPAKVTQIVPPPPPQEETVPEKPERLTFYDNLPKGNQAPLGSGINLPPEKPTKAVQAKPKPAVKKTEVKPVAAAPKQATVPTVSAEGSFVVQIASFRTGEDARGLAARLKLYKLSTFIETADLGDKGVWYRVLAGPYRSREGADTAAALLKEKERLSALVRKR; from the coding sequence ATGATGGTGCAACCGGTTGTATCGAGAACTCAGCGGCGAATCGAACGCAAGCAGCTCATGCTGATTGTTGTGTTGATCATTGCAGTCGCAGCTGTCAGCTTTTCTCTTGGGGTGATGTTCGGGCAAAGGAATGTTTCTAGTCAGGAGCTAGTCGCTGAGGTGGATTCCTTAACCCCTGCCAAGGTGACCCAGATTGTGCCTCCTCCGCCTCCGCAGGAAGAAACGGTGCCGGAAAAACCCGAGCGATTAACCTTTTATGACAACCTGCCGAAGGGCAATCAGGCTCCCCTTGGCAGTGGTATCAATCTGCCGCCAGAGAAGCCGACAAAGGCGGTGCAGGCGAAACCTAAGCCTGCCGTCAAGAAAACAGAGGTGAAGCCGGTTGCTGCTGCGCCTAAGCAGGCAACCGTGCCGACCGTTTCTGCAGAAGGTTCTTTTGTTGTGCAGATCGCTTCTTTTCGTACCGGTGAGGACGCCAGGGGTTTGGCTGCTCGGCTTAAGCTATATAAACTTTCAACCTTTATCGAGACCGCTGATCTTGGCGACAAGGGTGTCTGGTACCGGGTCTTGGCCGGGCCATATCGTAGCCGGGAGGGGGCCGACACTGCTGCTGCTCTATTGAAGGAAAAAGAGCGCTTGTCTGCTCTTGTCAGGAAGCGATAA
- the lptD gene encoding LPS assembly protein LptD has protein sequence MQRLSLRASFCVLLLAALLLPVPVVNKAFAQPGITVGFAVDGSGLVISSELGKEVGLYLKERLLTPVDVRSFTSEDFLYNWLVRYREVDFAWLSKAYLGRVPEGAVFPLTENLDHFPGLFKGSIVARQGQQTALLQQVSNVFLSMHESPEGRALLQKLEISRFISSSHWQTPEWVGAEQVPSEPTPSPLERDSLKISVQGETPSSKITSEPFAEDELKVEDKTPEIIGSSGSKRESTSLDDEEPLVDEALSKISEGRPTPVIAAMPDSSVAEIADVSPQVKDDSQDEPVFETPSDSVDSSFPLSVDDNDETEIATEPALKADQESPIALVADSLTYDSDEDSYEAKGDVVLRQGELELKSDTLLWQAATQDASAEGAVELKDIETKLLGSSLQYNMTTRQGQVRDGRLFVSEGNFHLSGQQIEKEGQFEYSVKEGSFTTCDGEIPDWKFSADEVDITVGGYARAQHVWFHVKDVPVLYTPYMAFPVKTERQSGLLTPSFGYSNNKGTLASLAWYQVIDRHMDATIYLDYLSEVGLGKGLEYRYALPGQNNGKALYYHVTGTGEIEELDQKEDFPDLDYYRWKHSGRLPGGWRLMADIEYTDQKLFFEEFGEVAEDYNRDKTVSTLMLRRNWQKLNVVGFARYTKDLETDNDETLQTLPELSFGLPRYRLGDTAFYAGLESYATRFWRDEGERGERLYLRPSLSAVFKPGSWLEVTPEAAFYERLYSTDVTETDKFIPEVSLALSSRLVKSFDVNLLGSDRIQHSIEPTVTYTYVPDEEQGSLPLFDLRDRVLSRNDVTYALVNRLTARSQAADGSSLYRDLFYLRLSQRYDIDEVRNDRSGEKRPFSDLRVEMDFTPVNNFSFNAESIIPVYGDSGFNTLSAGSTLKDDTGNAVSASYTYKDADFAGVATDYVSFQVDTSILQPLYVRFKERYDFQENRALEDFVGLEYRSKCWSIILSYKTRYLEDEDNDHEIGFTFVLAGLGPPMGFAEGVDKDIE, from the coding sequence ATGCAACGTTTATCTCTGCGAGCAAGCTTTTGCGTATTGCTCTTAGCTGCGCTCTTGTTGCCGGTTCCTGTGGTTAATAAAGCTTTTGCTCAGCCTGGAATCACGGTCGGTTTCGCTGTCGATGGATCAGGGCTCGTAATCTCCTCTGAACTGGGTAAAGAGGTTGGTCTCTATCTCAAAGAGCGGCTTTTAACTCCGGTTGATGTCCGCAGTTTTACCTCGGAAGACTTCCTTTATAATTGGCTGGTTCGTTATCGCGAAGTAGATTTTGCCTGGTTAAGTAAAGCTTATCTGGGCAGGGTTCCTGAAGGGGCGGTCTTTCCGTTGACCGAAAATCTTGACCACTTCCCTGGCCTCTTTAAGGGGAGTATTGTTGCTCGGCAGGGGCAGCAGACCGCTCTTCTGCAGCAGGTGAGTAACGTTTTTCTGAGTATGCACGAGAGTCCTGAAGGCCGTGCTTTGTTGCAGAAACTTGAGATCAGTCGTTTTATCTCATCCTCGCATTGGCAAACTCCTGAGTGGGTAGGTGCAGAACAAGTTCCCTCTGAACCCACACCTTCTCCACTAGAGAGAGATTCCCTGAAAATCTCCGTTCAAGGTGAAACTCCGAGCTCAAAAATCACGTCCGAACCCTTTGCTGAAGATGAACTGAAGGTCGAGGACAAAACACCTGAAATAATAGGATCTTCAGGTTCAAAACGTGAATCCACTTCACTTGATGATGAAGAACCTCTGGTTGACGAGGCCCTCTCGAAAATATCTGAGGGTCGGCCAACCCCGGTTATTGCAGCGATGCCCGATTCTTCTGTGGCGGAGATTGCTGATGTTAGTCCACAAGTAAAAGACGACTCTCAAGATGAACCCGTTTTTGAAACGCCGTCTGACTCTGTTGATAGCTCTTTCCCTTTGTCCGTCGATGATAATGACGAAACGGAAATCGCGACTGAGCCGGCGTTAAAAGCTGACCAGGAGTCTCCGATTGCCCTGGTTGCGGATTCTTTGACATATGATTCTGACGAGGATAGTTATGAGGCAAAAGGTGATGTTGTCCTCCGACAGGGCGAGCTCGAATTAAAGTCTGACACCTTGCTCTGGCAGGCAGCGACACAGGATGCTTCTGCAGAGGGGGCTGTTGAACTTAAAGACATAGAGACTAAGCTCTTAGGCTCAAGCCTTCAGTACAATATGACGACAAGGCAGGGCCAGGTTCGTGACGGCCGGCTTTTTGTCAGCGAAGGTAATTTCCATTTATCGGGCCAACAGATCGAAAAGGAAGGCCAGTTCGAATATTCAGTTAAAGAGGGTAGCTTTACCACCTGTGATGGCGAGATCCCCGATTGGAAGTTTTCCGCCGATGAAGTGGATATTACAGTCGGAGGTTATGCGCGGGCGCAGCATGTCTGGTTTCATGTCAAGGACGTCCCGGTTCTGTATACCCCATACATGGCTTTTCCTGTTAAGACCGAACGTCAATCTGGTCTGCTCACGCCTTCATTTGGTTATTCAAACAACAAGGGGACGCTTGCTTCATTGGCATGGTACCAGGTTATTGATCGTCACATGGATGCCACAATCTATCTTGATTACCTCTCGGAAGTTGGTCTGGGCAAGGGGCTTGAGTATCGCTATGCATTGCCCGGTCAAAATAATGGCAAGGCCCTTTATTATCACGTTACCGGAACCGGTGAAATAGAAGAACTGGACCAGAAAGAAGATTTCCCCGATCTTGATTACTACAGGTGGAAACATAGCGGTCGACTGCCAGGAGGTTGGCGCTTGATGGCCGATATTGAGTATACGGATCAGAAACTCTTCTTTGAAGAGTTTGGAGAAGTTGCTGAGGATTATAATCGCGATAAGACAGTTTCTACGTTGATGCTCCGCCGTAATTGGCAAAAGCTTAATGTTGTTGGTTTTGCGCGCTACACCAAGGATCTGGAAACTGATAATGACGAAACCTTGCAAACTCTCCCTGAACTGAGCTTCGGACTGCCCCGCTACCGCCTTGGTGACACTGCTTTTTACGCAGGTCTTGAGAGTTATGCTACCCGCTTTTGGCGCGATGAAGGTGAAAGGGGCGAGAGACTTTACTTGAGGCCATCGCTTTCAGCGGTATTCAAGCCAGGTTCGTGGCTTGAAGTCACTCCGGAAGCTGCCTTCTACGAACGGCTTTACAGCACCGATGTTACTGAAACGGACAAGTTTATTCCAGAAGTCTCTCTTGCTCTATCCTCTCGCCTGGTCAAGAGCTTTGATGTCAACCTATTGGGGTCTGATCGCATCCAGCACAGTATCGAACCAACCGTGACTTACACTTATGTCCCGGATGAAGAGCAGGGTAGTTTACCTCTCTTTGATCTACGTGATCGGGTTCTCTCCCGGAACGATGTTACTTACGCACTGGTCAATCGTCTTACAGCACGTAGCCAAGCGGCGGATGGCTCAAGCTTGTATCGTGATCTATTCTATCTGCGCCTATCTCAGCGCTATGATATAGATGAGGTCAGAAATGATCGATCTGGGGAGAAACGTCCTTTCTCTGACTTGCGTGTGGAGATGGATTTTACGCCGGTTAATAATTTTTCCTTTAATGCTGAAAGTATAATCCCCGTCTATGGTGATTCAGGATTTAATACTCTGAGTGCTGGTTCGACTCTCAAGGATGATACGGGGAATGCTGTTAGTGCTAGTTATACCTACAAAGATGCAGATTTTGCCGGAGTTGCTACAGACTATGTTTCATTTCAGGTAGACACCTCAATTTTGCAACCGCTTTATGTCAGATTCAAGGAAAGATACGATTTCCAGGAAAATCGTGCTCTTGAAGACTTTGTTGGTTTAGAGTATCGATCGAAATGTTGGAGCATCATACTGTCCTACAAAACTCGATATCTGGAAGACGAGGATAATGATCACGAGATAGGCTTCACCTTTGTTTTAGCAGGTCTTGGCCCTCCCATGGGTTTTGCCGAGGGTGTCGATAAGGATATTGAATAA